The Deinococcus budaensis genome includes a window with the following:
- a CDS encoding HAMP domain-containing sensor histidine kinase has translation MTQAMRLRPKLVLLSVGVTLLSLLALSGAVGLLLWRAEVAALTQAVSGQADALLDLAVRTPGPLPAGAEALLYREGAASSARAFEDGRPVWTGGTPDPALLALPPAPTAAVDRPLRHRDLIVAVRRSGRDAVQVGRSLTPIRRTLERYGLVALGAGAGLAALAGLVTAWVVGATLRPLERLAARVRRLGDPLPVPGVLARGEVGDLARALDLSLAELRDQREREALFLANASHELRTPVAALIADVQHARSRPRSPQELAAALARTERTALRLRELTGNLLSLTRARQAPSYTPTDLLALAGDVVDRLHPLAAERGLDLLLDGEPAQARVDPDLVTRALENLVGNALKFTPRGEVRVSVHALGAYAELRVEDSGPGMPEGVETLFEPFARGPARQEGSGLGLTVVREVAQAHGGRVRLERRSQGGTRARLVLPGEPPPSP, from the coding sequence GTGACTCAGGCCATGCGCCTGCGCCCCAAGCTGGTCTTGCTGAGCGTGGGGGTCACGCTGCTCTCGCTGCTGGCGCTGTCGGGGGCAGTCGGCCTGCTGCTGTGGCGCGCCGAGGTCGCGGCGTTGACGCAGGCGGTCTCCGGGCAGGCGGACGCGCTGCTGGACCTGGCGGTGCGGACCCCCGGCCCCCTGCCCGCCGGAGCCGAGGCCCTGCTGTACCGCGAGGGGGCGGCCTCCAGTGCCCGCGCCTTCGAGGACGGCCGGCCGGTCTGGACCGGCGGCACCCCGGACCCGGCACTCCTCGCGCTGCCGCCCGCGCCGACCGCCGCCGTGGATCGGCCGCTGCGGCACCGCGACCTGATCGTGGCGGTGCGCCGCTCGGGGCGCGACGCCGTGCAGGTGGGCCGCAGCCTGACCCCCATCCGGCGCACCCTGGAGCGCTACGGCCTCGTCGCGCTGGGGGCGGGGGCGGGCCTGGCCGCGTTGGCGGGGCTGGTCACCGCCTGGGTGGTGGGGGCCACGCTGCGCCCGCTGGAGCGCCTGGCCGCGCGGGTGCGGCGGCTGGGCGACCCGCTGCCCGTGCCGGGGGTCCTGGCGCGCGGCGAGGTGGGCGACCTCGCCCGCGCCCTGGACCTCAGCCTGGCCGAGTTGCGCGACCAGCGCGAGCGCGAGGCCCTCTTTCTGGCCAACGCCTCGCACGAGCTGCGGACCCCCGTCGCGGCCCTGATCGCGGACGTGCAGCATGCGCGCTCGCGGCCCCGCTCCCCGCAGGAACTGGCGGCGGCGCTGGCCCGCACGGAGCGCACGGCCCTGCGGCTGCGCGAACTCACCGGCAACCTGCTGAGCCTCACGCGCGCCCGGCAGGCCCCCAGCTACACGCCGACCGACCTGCTGGCGCTGGCCGGGGACGTGGTGGACCGGCTGCACCCCCTGGCGGCGGAGCGCGGCCTCGACCTGCTGCTGGACGGCGAACCGGCCCAGGCGCGGGTGGACCCCGACCTGGTCACCCGGGCGCTGGAAAACCTGGTCGGCAACGCCCTGAAGTTCACCCCCCGGGGCGAGGTCCGGGTCTCGGTCCACGCCCTGGGCGCCTACGCCGAGCTGCGGGTCGAGGACAGCGGGCCGGGAATGCCCGAAGGGGTGGAGACCCTCTTTGAGCCGTTCGCGCGCGGCCCGGCGCGGCAGGAAGGCTCCGGCCTGGGCCTGACCGTCGTGCGCGAGGTCGCCCAGGCC
- a CDS encoding response regulator transcription factor, which yields MRFLLVEDEEAIRLPLAANLREAGYAVDAVGDARQAESLVRSFPYQALIVDVRLPEGEDTGFDLVRRLRAGGLTMPVLFLSARDTIGDRIGGLDAGGDDYLVKPFDLGELHARLRALVRRTRAEARTALEWRDLRFDWTGRAVLRAGVRVALTAKEYALIEVLASAPGRIYRKEELIERVWDGAFGAESNVVETYVRNVRRKLGDGVIVTQRGLGYLFPEA from the coding sequence ATGCGCTTTTTGCTGGTCGAGGACGAGGAGGCCATCCGCCTGCCCCTCGCGGCCAACCTGCGCGAGGCGGGGTACGCGGTGGACGCCGTGGGCGACGCCCGGCAGGCCGAGAGCCTGGTGCGCTCGTTTCCCTATCAGGCGCTGATCGTGGACGTGCGGCTGCCCGAGGGGGAGGACACGGGCTTTGACCTCGTGCGGCGGCTGCGCGCGGGCGGGTTGACGATGCCGGTGCTGTTCTTGTCTGCCCGCGACACCATCGGGGACCGCATCGGCGGGCTGGACGCGGGCGGGGACGACTACCTCGTCAAGCCCTTTGACCTTGGAGAGCTGCACGCGCGGCTGCGGGCGCTGGTGCGCCGGACCCGCGCTGAGGCGCGCACCGCGCTGGAGTGGCGCGACCTGCGCTTCGACTGGACGGGCCGCGCGGTGCTCCGGGCGGGGGTGCGCGTCGCGCTGACCGCCAAGGAATACGCCCTGATCGAGGTGCTGGCCTCCGCGCCGGGGCGGATCTACCGCAAGGAGGAGCTGATCGAACGTGTCTGGGACGGAGCCTTCGGCGCCGAGAGCAACGTCGTGGAGACGTACGTGCGCAACGTGCGCCGCAAGCTGGGCGACGGGGTGATCGTCACCCAGCGCGGCCTGGGCTACCTCTTTCCGGAGGCGTGA
- a CDS encoding trypco2 family protein, producing the protein MPSRAVSVLEFVQAVQAAIASDFGREDEHGNNVLVVQRVDLQLQTALTLSAAGKLEWRVITVGGDHAQTQRQTLSLSWERQPTRLEALVPGDLGYQLVTGLDALRIGAREWARVSGTLPFRSTGGELVFHLAVNEDGSLAVGGLGAGAAREQMHTVTLTLAPLP; encoded by the coding sequence ATGCCGAGCCGGGCCGTGTCGGTGCTGGAGTTCGTGCAGGCTGTGCAGGCGGCCATCGCCAGCGATTTTGGGCGCGAGGACGAGCACGGCAACAACGTGCTCGTCGTGCAGCGGGTAGACCTCCAGCTTCAGACCGCGCTGACGCTCTCCGCAGCGGGAAAGCTGGAGTGGCGGGTCATCACCGTGGGAGGCGACCACGCCCAGACGCAGCGGCAGACCCTTTCGCTGTCGTGGGAGCGCCAGCCGACCCGGCTGGAGGCGCTGGTCCCGGGCGATCTGGGCTATCAGCTGGTGACGGGCCTGGACGCCCTGCGGATCGGGGCCAGGGAGTGGGCGCGCGTGTCGGGGACGCTGCCGTTCCGGTCGACGGGCGGGGAGCTGGTTTTTCACCTGGCGGTCAACGAGGACGGTTCGCTGGCGGTGGGCGGCCTGGGCGCCGGGGCCGCGCGCGAGCAGATGCACACGGTCACGCTGACCCTCGCGCCGCTGCCCTGA
- a CDS encoding gluconokinase produces the protein MRPRAVIVMGVSGSGKTTLGAALAGRLGWAFADADDFHPAANREKMASGVPLTDEDRAPWLEALHRLIADHVRRERPLVLACSALKERYRRTLIGELEGVRIVFAQGSRDLIAGRMSARQHFMPVALLDSQLAALEPPQDALTVDIRLPLEENVRLLAAKLTDPA, from the coding sequence GTGAGGCCCCGCGCCGTCATCGTCATGGGCGTGTCGGGCAGCGGCAAGACCACCCTCGGAGCGGCGCTGGCCGGGCGGCTGGGCTGGGCCTTCGCGGACGCCGACGACTTCCACCCTGCCGCGAACCGCGAGAAGATGGCAAGCGGCGTGCCGCTGACCGACGAGGACCGCGCGCCCTGGCTGGAGGCCCTGCACCGCCTGATTGCCGACCACGTGCGCCGGGAGAGGCCGCTGGTCCTTGCCTGCTCGGCCCTCAAGGAGCGGTATCGCCGCACCCTGATCGGCGAGCTGGAGGGGGTCCGGATCGTCTTTGCTCAGGGCAGCCGGGACCTCATCGCCGGGCGGATGAGCGCACGGCAACACTTCATGCCCGTGGCGCTGCTCGACAGCCAGCTCGCCGCGCTGGAACCGCCCCAGGACGCCCTCACCGTGGACATCCGCCTGCCGCTGGAGGAAAACGTCCGACTTCTCGCCGCCAAGCTGACGGACCCGGCGTAG
- a CDS encoding branched-chain amino acid ABC transporter substrate-binding protein has product MKLKPSLTVIAALALGSASLSSASAQTTIKVASLMPLSGGQSAIGTQARNGVELAVREYQPQFKRLGLTLQFLPFDDQADPATGTAAARKIASDRQVLAVVGALNSGVTIPVSAALAPSRVAMVSSASTANQVTDRGLKNVNRIVARDDAQGPAGANFIATNLKAKKVYVLNDKTAYGEGLANEVEKALKGRGIQVVGNEGTEEKNDFSGIIAKIKLQRPDAIYFGGIYNQVGVFIRQLREAGVTTPLVGGDGLDSQELLKIAGKSAENVYFTTGAAPVEALPAAKTFAATYQKTFKQPAQGFAVYGYDAAKVVLQGILNAAKANGNKAPTRAQVESAVRQGNFKGLLSGQASFNSVGDRKAATLYVMKVGGGQVKLSTTLAVKPGRS; this is encoded by the coding sequence ATGAAACTGAAACCCTCCCTGACCGTGATCGCCGCCCTCGCCCTGGGCAGCGCCAGCCTGAGCAGCGCCAGCGCCCAGACGACCATCAAGGTCGCCAGCCTGATGCCCCTCTCCGGCGGCCAGAGCGCCATCGGCACCCAGGCCCGCAACGGCGTCGAGCTGGCGGTGCGCGAGTACCAGCCGCAGTTCAAGCGGCTGGGCCTGACCCTCCAGTTCCTGCCCTTCGACGACCAGGCCGACCCCGCCACCGGCACCGCCGCCGCGCGCAAGATCGCCTCCGACCGTCAGGTGCTGGCCGTGGTGGGAGCGCTCAACAGCGGCGTGACCATTCCCGTGAGCGCCGCCCTGGCGCCCAGCCGGGTGGCGATGGTCAGCTCGGCCAGCACCGCCAACCAGGTCACCGACCGTGGGCTGAAAAACGTCAACCGCATCGTGGCCCGTGACGACGCGCAGGGTCCGGCGGGCGCGAACTTCATCGCCACGAACCTCAAGGCCAAGAAGGTGTACGTCCTCAACGACAAGACCGCCTACGGCGAGGGCCTCGCCAACGAGGTCGAAAAGGCGCTGAAGGGCCGGGGCATTCAGGTCGTCGGCAACGAGGGCACCGAGGAGAAGAACGACTTTTCCGGCATCATCGCCAAGATCAAGCTTCAGCGCCCCGACGCGATCTACTTCGGCGGCATCTACAACCAGGTGGGCGTGTTTATCCGCCAGCTGCGCGAGGCGGGCGTGACCACCCCGCTGGTGGGCGGCGACGGGCTGGACAGCCAGGAACTGCTCAAGATCGCGGGCAAGAGCGCCGAGAACGTCTACTTCACGACCGGCGCGGCGCCCGTCGAGGCCCTGCCCGCTGCCAAGACCTTCGCCGCGACCTACCAGAAGACCTTCAAGCAGCCTGCCCAGGGCTTCGCGGTCTACGGCTACGACGCGGCGAAGGTGGTGTTGCAGGGCATCCTGAACGCCGCCAAGGCCAACGGCAACAAGGCGCCCACCCGCGCGCAGGTGGAAAGCGCGGTGCGCCAGGGCAACTTCAAGGGGCTGCTCTCGGGTCAGGCCAGCTTCAACAGCGTCGGGGACCGCAAGGCCGCGACCCTCTACGTGATGAAGGTCGGCGGCGGCCAGGTCAAGCTCAGCACCACGCTGGCCGTCAAGCCCGGCCGGTCCTGA
- a CDS encoding phospholipase D-like domain-containing protein codes for MKRPALRLLLAALLGLLTTALLALLLVPAALDLLPGRQVFVRAYAAVLLAYLCVTAGFGVIGAVSAAALPLGAAGVPARAGPYRVGVSLAVSGGVLLIPVLLLSVILAISQEGALNGALRNGHLVLALSAGGYGLLSGTVLGLLTVRLRHLWRVALAGLAGAGLAGALGGAALELVNARAVLGSAPGLLLLVGLTVLTIHLGWGLAVRGALARLSVLRAGRGGSRAPGEAAEGAGRAQVAVVATLGLSLLSSVVGLTRTLGDFVTARPADPSPLRVARPLSAPACPAPTDPLERAVWEVTTRDGRPDLSCLNAVTRLIEMPGPLPPGAAPADPARSAFDEVATLVGGARREVLFTTMQWDGGELNPGSTLAGALARLHARVRADPAAYPDGLRVRLTLGNYPVLSTFEWGAEVWVALRDLLAAGVPLSDPQVGWQVELGNYAGTFPHSHVKLVALDGETLLTAGFNYAYGHYPPEHPSGRGIRLYDLALVARGPAAQDGVNIFEDLWARSRVVTCAPGVQAATVRQQCRLGDLGRPAALPAARRAVPAGQARAFSLYRREGFVQADQAVLALLNGATTRIDLLHVNFSMDLGCVVALLNPALCTDRDRLPFMTALLGALERGVTVRLLTDGSAAMGAIENRIALGYLRREMQRRGLPASRFTARWFPGPIHAKGTLIDGRMLVVGSMNLHHSSWTQGLLGLNEAVLATSDPAMAAAFQDHFGRVWPQAAPAELPSFLLNVSP; via the coding sequence ATGAAGCGGCCCGCCCTGCGCCTGCTGCTCGCCGCGCTGCTGGGCCTGCTCACCACGGCGCTGCTCGCGCTGCTGCTGGTGCCTGCCGCCCTGGACCTGCTGCCCGGCAGGCAGGTCTTTGTCCGGGCCTACGCCGCCGTGCTGCTCGCGTACCTGTGCGTGACGGCAGGCTTCGGCGTGATCGGGGCCGTCAGCGCGGCGGCCCTGCCGCTGGGGGCAGCCGGGGTGCCCGCCCGCGCCGGACCCTACCGGGTGGGCGTCTCACTGGCCGTCTCCGGCGGCGTCCTCTTGATCCCGGTCCTGCTGCTGTCGGTCATTCTGGCCATCTCGCAGGAGGGCGCGCTGAACGGCGCCCTGCGCAACGGCCACCTGGTGCTGGCCCTGAGCGCCGGGGGCTACGGCCTGCTCTCGGGCACGGTGCTGGGCCTGCTGACCGTGCGGCTGCGCCACCTGTGGCGGGTCGCGCTGGCCGGGCTGGCCGGAGCGGGGCTGGCGGGGGCGCTCGGCGGGGCGGCGCTGGAACTGGTCAACGCGCGGGCCGTGCTGGGCAGCGCGCCGGGCCTGCTGCTGCTGGTGGGGCTGACGGTGCTGACGATCCACCTGGGCTGGGGCCTGGCGGTGCGCGGGGCGCTGGCCCGGCTTAGTGTCCTGCGGGCCGGGCGGGGGGGGTCCCGCGCTCCCGGGGAAGCGGCCGAGGGGGCGGGCCGCGCGCAGGTGGCGGTGGTCGCCACCCTGGGCCTCAGCCTGCTGTCCAGCGTGGTGGGCCTGACCCGCACGCTGGGAGACTTCGTGACCGCCCGTCCCGCCGACCCCTCCCCGCTGCGGGTGGCCCGGCCCCTGAGCGCGCCCGCCTGCCCCGCCCCCACCGACCCGCTGGAACGCGCGGTGTGGGAGGTGACCACCCGGGACGGGCGGCCCGACCTCTCGTGCCTCAACGCGGTGACCCGCCTGATCGAGATGCCCGGCCCGCTGCCGCCCGGCGCCGCCCCCGCTGACCCCGCCCGCAGCGCCTTCGACGAGGTGGCGACCCTGGTGGGGGGGGCGCGGCGCGAGGTGCTGTTCACCACCATGCAGTGGGACGGCGGCGAGCTGAATCCCGGCTCGACCCTGGCGGGGGCGCTCGCCCGCCTGCACGCGCGGGTGCGGGCCGACCCGGCGGCGTACCCGGACGGCCTGCGCGTGCGCCTCACGCTGGGCAACTACCCGGTGCTCTCCACCTTCGAGTGGGGGGCCGAGGTCTGGGTGGCGCTGCGCGACCTGCTGGCGGCGGGCGTGCCGCTCTCGGACCCGCAGGTGGGCTGGCAGGTGGAACTGGGCAACTACGCCGGGACCTTTCCGCACAGCCACGTCAAGCTCGTCGCCCTCGACGGCGAGACGCTGCTGACGGCGGGCTTCAATTACGCCTACGGGCACTACCCGCCGGAGCACCCGTCGGGCCGGGGCATCCGGCTCTACGACCTGGCCCTGGTGGCGCGCGGCCCGGCGGCGCAAGACGGGGTGAATATCTTCGAGGACCTGTGGGCGCGCAGCCGGGTGGTGACCTGCGCGCCCGGCGTGCAGGCGGCCACCGTGCGCCAGCAGTGCCGTCTGGGCGACCTGGGCAGGCCCGCCGCCCTGCCTGCCGCGCGCCGGGCGGTCCCGGCCGGGCAGGCCCGCGCCTTCAGCCTCTACCGCCGCGAGGGCTTCGTGCAGGCCGATCAGGCCGTGCTGGCCCTGCTGAACGGGGCCACCACCCGCATCGACCTGCTGCACGTGAACTTCAGCATGGACCTGGGGTGCGTCGTCGCGCTGCTCAACCCCGCCCTGTGCACCGACCGCGACCGCCTGCCCTTCATGACCGCGCTGCTGGGCGCCCTGGAGCGCGGGGTGACCGTGCGGCTGCTGACCGACGGCAGCGCGGCCATGGGCGCCATCGAGAACCGCATTGCCCTGGGGTACCTGCGCCGGGAGATGCAGCGGCGCGGCCTGCCCGCTTCCCGCTTCACGGCCCGCTGGTTTCCCGGCCCCATCCATGCCAAGGGCACCCTGATCGACGGCCGGATGCTGGTCGTCGGCAGCATGAACCTGCACCATTCGTCGTGGACCCAGGGCCTGCTCGGCCTGAACGAAGCGGTGCTGGCGACCAGCGACCCCGCCATGGCCGCCGCGTTCCAGGACCACTTCGGCCGCGTGTGGCCGCAGGCCGCGCCCGCCGAGCTGCCCTCCTTTTTGCTGAACGTCTCGCCCTGA